The following are from one region of the Mycolicibacterium diernhoferi genome:
- a CDS encoding SDR family oxidoreductase has translation MKLRDKVVVITGSGSGIGAECARRFTAEGAKVVVTDVNSDGLTRVADDLGTVGLAVDITLEENVRAVAELARRTYGPIDLWFSNAGYTGPPQGGGIGDEALWDLSWRLHVMSHVYAAREVLPAMLERGDGYLLQTASVVALAVHPDKPAYSVTKHATLSLSEWLATSYRPKGIKVSCFCPGPMLTPMLLADVAPENQAIMNSAARPDEVAERLVRAIDAEDFLILDSDIGTAALAAKAANYEQWITNMSGLQTG, from the coding sequence ATGAAGCTGCGCGACAAAGTCGTCGTCATCACCGGAAGCGGTAGCGGGATCGGGGCAGAGTGCGCCAGACGCTTTACCGCTGAGGGCGCGAAAGTCGTTGTCACCGACGTCAACTCCGATGGCCTCACCCGGGTGGCGGATGACCTCGGTACCGTCGGACTGGCTGTGGACATCACGCTCGAGGAGAACGTCCGTGCAGTGGCCGAGCTGGCCCGCCGCACCTACGGCCCGATCGATCTCTGGTTCAGTAACGCCGGCTACACCGGACCGCCCCAGGGCGGCGGCATCGGCGATGAGGCGCTGTGGGACCTCAGCTGGCGACTGCACGTGATGTCGCACGTGTACGCAGCCCGCGAAGTACTACCGGCCATGCTCGAACGCGGGGACGGATACCTGCTCCAGACCGCGTCGGTCGTCGCGCTGGCCGTCCATCCCGACAAGCCCGCCTACTCGGTGACCAAGCATGCCACGCTCAGCCTGTCGGAATGGCTCGCGACATCATATCGGCCCAAGGGAATCAAGGTCTCGTGCTTCTGCCCCGGCCCGATGTTGACACCGATGTTGTTGGCCGACGTCGCACCCGAGAACCAGGCGATCATGAACAGCGCCGCCCGCCCCGACGAGGTCGCGGAGCGGCTCGTGCGCGCCATCGATGCCGAGGACTTCCTGATCCTCGACTCGGACATCGGCACTGCCGCACTGGCAGCCAAGGCGGCGAATTACGAGCAGTGGATCACCAATATGAGCGGGCTGCAAACCGGTTGA
- a CDS encoding MCE family protein, with protein MGQARGAAVKFGVFAAVMIVLIWFLFGIFSQSRTGPTASYSADFSDASSLKSGDSVRIAGIRIGTVNNVELQPDLRVLVAFDADRDIKLTTGTKAEVRYLNLVGDRYLELVDGPGSTRLLPAGSHIPTDRTEAALDLDLLLGGLKPVIQGLDPQDVNALTNSLIHVFQGQGGPLESLLSRTSSFSTSLADNNHVIEQLIDNLNAVVGTLAQDGDEFSTAVDRLQKLITGLSADRDPIGTAISSLSSGTASLTDLLTNVRPPLAETVTQLGRLAPILDGDQETIDIALQRAPANYRKLVRLGSYGSFINYFLCGVTFRATDLQGRTTVFPWIKQTSGRCGEPE; from the coding sequence ATGGGCCAGGCGCGCGGTGCGGCCGTGAAGTTCGGCGTGTTCGCGGCGGTGATGATCGTGTTGATCTGGTTCCTCTTCGGCATTTTCAGTCAATCGCGGACCGGGCCCACAGCGAGCTATTCGGCGGATTTCTCCGACGCCTCCAGTCTGAAATCGGGGGATTCGGTGCGCATCGCCGGTATCCGCATCGGCACCGTGAACAACGTCGAGCTGCAACCTGATCTGAGAGTTCTGGTCGCGTTCGACGCCGATCGTGACATCAAGCTCACCACCGGTACCAAGGCCGAGGTGCGCTATCTCAACCTGGTCGGGGACCGCTACCTGGAATTGGTCGACGGACCGGGATCAACCCGACTCCTGCCGGCCGGATCGCACATTCCCACCGACCGTACCGAGGCCGCGCTGGACCTGGATCTCCTACTGGGTGGCCTCAAACCCGTGATTCAGGGTTTGGATCCGCAAGACGTCAACGCCCTGACCAACTCGCTGATCCACGTCTTTCAAGGCCAGGGCGGCCCATTGGAGTCGCTGCTGTCGCGCACCTCGTCGTTCTCGACGTCGTTGGCCGACAACAACCACGTCATCGAACAACTCATCGACAACCTGAACGCGGTGGTCGGCACCCTCGCCCAGGACGGGGATGAGTTCTCCACAGCGGTCGATCGACTACAAAAGCTCATCACCGGTCTCTCCGCCGATCGCGACCCCATCGGTACCGCGATCTCGTCGTTGAGCAGTGGGACCGCGTCCTTGACGGACCTGCTGACCAACGTGCGGCCGCCACTGGCCGAGACCGTGACGCAGTTGGGTCGGTTGGCGCCGATACTCGACGGCGACCAAGAGACCATCGACATCGCGCTGCAGCGGGCGCCGGCGAATTACCGAAAGCTGGTCCGGCTGGGCTCATACGGCAGCTTCATCAACTACTTCCTCTGCGGTGTGACCTTCCGTGCGACGGATCTGCAGGGACGCACGACGGTCTTCCCCTGGATCAAACAGACCAGCGGAAGGTGCGGTGAGCCCGAGTGA
- a CDS encoding amidohydrolase family protein codes for MNIDDLILVSVDDHVIEPANMFDGRVPKKYEAAAPRFVRRDDGTMAWLYDGKEILNPALNAVAGRPPEEFGAEPTCIEEIRSGCYDIDDRVKDMNANGVLGSMCFPSFPRFCGQLFMESEDKDQAAALVRAYNDWHIEEWAGTHPGRIIPLALPMMWDPIATAAEIRRLAEKGCHAVTFSSSPYDLGLPSLYSDHWDPFWEACAETGTVVCMHLGSNSIPPMTSPDAPIELVYTLSPIGLFSAAADLLWSKVFLKFPTLRVALSEGGIGWLPYFQERVDYIYKHTQHWSGMDLGGRLPSEIFAEHVILCFIDDLVGVENRAHLNIDNITWECDYPHSDTTWPNAPEILQRSLGGVSDDEINKITHLNAMRHFDYDPFAHIPREQATVSALRAEAQDWDISLKSIKHLRPAGASAAQAF; via the coding sequence ATGAACATCGATGACTTGATCCTGGTCAGCGTCGACGACCACGTGATCGAACCAGCGAACATGTTCGACGGTCGGGTGCCCAAGAAGTACGAAGCCGCGGCGCCGCGCTTCGTCCGCCGCGATGACGGCACGATGGCGTGGCTGTACGACGGCAAGGAGATCCTCAATCCCGCCCTCAACGCGGTGGCCGGACGCCCGCCCGAGGAGTTCGGGGCCGAGCCCACCTGTATCGAGGAGATCCGCAGCGGCTGTTACGACATCGACGACCGGGTCAAGGACATGAACGCCAACGGAGTGCTCGGCTCGATGTGCTTTCCCTCCTTTCCACGCTTCTGCGGCCAGTTGTTCATGGAGTCCGAGGACAAGGACCAGGCCGCCGCTCTGGTGCGTGCGTACAACGATTGGCACATCGAGGAGTGGGCCGGTACGCACCCAGGTCGCATCATTCCCCTTGCGCTGCCGATGATGTGGGATCCCATCGCAACAGCCGCCGAGATTCGGCGGCTCGCCGAAAAGGGCTGCCACGCAGTGACCTTCTCGTCCAGCCCCTACGATCTCGGGCTGCCGAGCCTGTACTCGGATCACTGGGATCCGTTCTGGGAGGCCTGTGCCGAGACGGGCACCGTCGTCTGCATGCATCTTGGATCGAATTCCATCCCCCCGATGACATCTCCCGATGCCCCCATCGAACTCGTGTACACCCTGTCACCAATCGGCCTGTTCTCCGCCGCCGCCGACCTGCTGTGGAGCAAGGTCTTCCTGAAGTTCCCCACCTTGCGTGTTGCGCTGTCCGAGGGTGGCATCGGCTGGCTGCCGTACTTCCAGGAACGCGTCGATTACATCTACAAGCACACCCAGCACTGGAGCGGCATGGATCTCGGTGGCCGGTTGCCGTCGGAGATCTTCGCCGAGCACGTGATCCTGTGCTTCATCGACGATCTCGTCGGCGTCGAGAATCGTGCCCACCTCAACATCGACAACATCACCTGGGAATGCGACTATCCGCACTCGGACACCACCTGGCCGAACGCTCCAGAGATTCTCCAGCGGTCACTCGGTGGCGTCTCAGATGACGAGATCAACAAGATCACCCACCTCAACGCCATGCGGCACTTCGACTACGACCCGTTCGCCCACATCCCGCGGGAACAGGCGACCGTATCGGCACTGCGTGCCGAGGCGCAAGACTGGGACATCAGCCTCAAATCCATCAAGCACCTGCGGCCCGCCGGCGCTTCCGCCGCCCAGGCGTTCTAG
- a CDS encoding MCE family protein — protein sequence MIKYRGSHLIRHGIIGVTLAVLIIAAGLQPERISSWATSVTYSAIFAEAGGLGSGDPVTVSGVRTGSVSSVDLDKGRAVVNFTLKATVGLGSETSAHIRTGSLLGQRVLTLSSAGSGRLAPRTVIPLSRTSSPYSLTEATSDLTTNTAGMDTASLNRSLDTLSDTIGQIAPQLGPTFDGLTRLSQSINGRNDTLGELFQSAGEFTSILSDQSQQVNTLILDADALLGVLVERRQAIAQLLVYTSGLAQQLSGLVADNEEQLAPALEKLNSVTAMLEKNSDNIAKALPGLAKYQLTQGETVSSGFYYNAFVPNLTQAQLLQPFLDYALGFRRGTDAGRPPDNAGPRAELPFPYNGIPGGSR from the coding sequence GTGATCAAATACCGCGGAAGCCATCTCATTCGCCACGGCATCATCGGTGTCACCCTCGCGGTTCTCATCATCGCGGCGGGGCTGCAGCCGGAACGCATCTCGTCGTGGGCGACATCGGTGACCTACAGCGCGATCTTCGCCGAAGCAGGGGGTCTGGGCAGCGGTGATCCGGTAACGGTGTCCGGGGTCAGGACCGGATCGGTGTCCAGTGTGGACCTGGACAAGGGGCGCGCGGTCGTGAACTTCACCCTCAAGGCGACGGTGGGGCTCGGATCGGAAACGTCCGCCCACATCCGTACCGGTTCGCTACTGGGGCAGCGGGTGTTGACTCTGAGTTCGGCCGGCAGTGGTCGCTTGGCACCCCGAACTGTCATCCCGCTCTCGCGAACGTCATCGCCGTACTCGCTGACCGAAGCGACGAGCGACCTCACGACGAACACCGCGGGGATGGACACCGCCTCCCTGAACCGGTCCTTGGATACGCTGTCGGACACCATCGGTCAGATCGCGCCGCAACTGGGACCGACCTTCGACGGGCTCACCCGGTTGTCGCAGTCCATCAACGGTCGCAACGACACCCTCGGCGAACTCTTCCAGAGCGCGGGCGAATTCACTTCGATCCTGTCGGACCAGAGTCAGCAGGTCAACACGCTCATCCTGGATGCTGATGCTCTCCTCGGTGTGCTGGTCGAGCGGCGGCAGGCGATCGCGCAGCTACTTGTGTACACGTCCGGGTTGGCGCAGCAGCTGTCCGGACTGGTCGCCGACAATGAGGAACAACTGGCTCCCGCGCTGGAGAAGCTGAATTCGGTGACGGCGATGCTCGAGAAGAACAGCGACAATATCGCCAAGGCGTTGCCGGGCCTTGCGAAATACCAACTCACCCAAGGCGAGACGGTGTCCAGCGGGTTCTACTACAACGCGTTTGTGCCGAACCTGACCCAGGCGCAGCTGTTACAGCCTTTCCTCGACTATGCGCTCGGGTTCAGAAGAGGCACCGACGCCGGCCGGCCCCCGGACAACGCCGGTCCGCGAGCTGAACTCCCGTTTCCGTACAACGGCATCCCGGGAGGATCACGATGA
- a CDS encoding MCE family protein, with translation MKGPKRSVAVIAGILVVLAGTGFLIHREFLAPNKITAQFVSATSVYPGDEVRVAGVKIGTIAQVESQGTQVAVTLSVDRGVPIPADVKAVIVAQNLVDARYVQLTPPYESRGPTLADGAVIPLDRTAVPVEWDEVKAQLNRLATDLGPSATDSTTSVGRFIDSAADAMDGNGAKLRQTITQLSGMARILADGGGNIVDIVKNLQVFVTALRDSNTQIVSFQDRLATLSSVLGDSTSDLDATLTNLSAAVGDVQRFILGTRDKTSEQIRRLGNVTQNLVDHQIDLENVLHVAPNAFGNTVNSYNPDTGSILGSFALNNFSDPAGFLCGAIGALDNATSTETAKLCGQYLGPAARTMSFNYLPFPINPALMPSPKNVEYSDPALAPGGAGPTPGPPEAPLGLSAYPVAPAPPGAAHPPPAGSPPTLQDMLLPAEMAAP, from the coding sequence ATGAAAGGCCCCAAGCGGTCGGTCGCGGTCATCGCCGGCATCCTGGTCGTGCTGGCGGGTACCGGGTTCCTGATCCATCGGGAGTTCCTCGCTCCCAACAAGATCACTGCCCAGTTCGTCTCCGCCACATCGGTCTATCCGGGCGATGAAGTGCGCGTCGCCGGTGTGAAGATCGGCACGATCGCGCAGGTGGAGTCGCAGGGCACCCAGGTGGCGGTCACGCTCAGCGTCGATCGTGGCGTTCCGATTCCGGCCGATGTGAAAGCCGTGATCGTCGCGCAGAACCTGGTCGATGCCCGGTATGTCCAACTCACGCCGCCCTATGAATCACGTGGGCCGACCCTGGCTGATGGCGCGGTGATTCCCCTCGATCGGACAGCCGTACCCGTCGAGTGGGACGAGGTGAAGGCTCAACTGAACAGGCTGGCCACGGATCTGGGACCAAGCGCTACTGACTCCACCACGTCGGTGGGGCGGTTCATCGACAGCGCAGCAGACGCCATGGACGGCAATGGCGCGAAACTCCGGCAGACGATCACTCAGCTGTCGGGGATGGCGCGCATCCTCGCCGACGGGGGCGGCAACATCGTCGATATCGTCAAGAACCTTCAGGTTTTCGTCACGGCGCTCCGTGACAGCAACACTCAGATCGTGTCATTCCAGGACCGGCTCGCCACCTTGTCGAGTGTGCTGGGAGACAGCACTTCCGATCTGGATGCGACCTTGACGAACCTGTCCGCAGCGGTCGGCGATGTGCAGCGCTTCATTCTCGGCACCCGGGACAAGACGTCAGAACAGATCCGTCGGCTGGGCAACGTCACCCAGAACCTCGTCGATCACCAGATCGATCTGGAGAACGTCCTGCACGTGGCGCCGAACGCTTTTGGTAACACGGTCAACAGTTACAACCCCGACACGGGGTCGATCCTCGGTAGTTTTGCGCTCAACAATTTCTCGGATCCTGCAGGATTCCTGTGTGGCGCGATCGGCGCACTCGACAATGCCACCTCAACCGAAACCGCGAAACTGTGCGGGCAGTACCTCGGCCCTGCGGCGCGCACTATGAGTTTCAATTACCTGCCGTTCCCGATCAACCCGGCGCTGATGCCGTCGCCGAAGAACGTCGAATACTCGGACCCGGCATTGGCGCCCGGTGGCGCGGGGCCCACCCCGGGGCCCCCCGAGGCGCCGTTGGGGTTGTCGGCCTACCCGGTCGCGCCGGCGCCGCCCGGCGCCGCGCACCCGCCTCCTGCCGGATCCCCGCCGACCTTGCAGGACATGCTGCTCCCCGCAGAAATGGCGGCACCATGA
- a CDS encoding DUF4286 family protein, which produces MSDRYLQVTFSNPVEGMEDEYNEWYDNVHIPELLAIPGMLSATRYDLRDAEVYRVEGGMPQEHRYLTIYEMEGDADAILAKIMEGVASGEIVMSDSLDLPSSRMSFWNARGPKVNE; this is translated from the coding sequence ATGTCGGACAGGTATCTACAAGTCACCTTCTCCAATCCCGTCGAAGGTATGGAAGACGAATACAACGAGTGGTACGACAACGTCCACATACCGGAACTTCTGGCAATTCCGGGCATGCTGTCAGCCACCCGCTACGACCTCCGCGACGCGGAGGTGTACCGCGTGGAGGGTGGTATGCCGCAGGAACACCGGTATCTGACCATCTATGAGATGGAGGGCGATGCCGACGCCATCCTGGCCAAGATCATGGAAGGCGTGGCCAGCGGCGAGATCGTGATGAGCGACAGCCTGGACCTACCGAGTTCGCGAATGTCGTTCTGGAACGCGCGCGGACCGAAAGTGAACGAATAG
- a CDS encoding FadR/GntR family transcriptional regulator, with amino-acid sequence MTESPESAERTSAMMPIQPGDGDVWRSMPRRNTQKVSHLLAADLRHQILTGQLAADQQLPPEADLTKRLQISRETLREALRILESQQLLEIRRGRGGGAVVRRPGLEAVSRYVALLLQLRSTTLEHLEEVRSVIEPAAAGQAVGLAGTGHLKTLVALHDSERSAEGDPLGFVTAITAFDQAVTELAGNQTLAVIAGVFRDIYAGQVYSSIDSKDAVAADQIARRVIVSHSAFLDAARRRDAALAQKTWSDYLFTTNRLLVGRKVSRRPIDIAPLWRAQAGQAGSGPTPRRALILAAEFRARIAEGRLKDGDRLPSLADLADEFSISRPTLREALRILEMEYLLDLRTGDRGGASIRTPSSRVAAQQAGIVLEARGTTFADFFRATQQIMPPIIGLVASRITPTRLKMLNDVSSRLAACTENTSEFVTTWREAEMIAFSAVKNPALTVIAEIMHWVRVGVEPAVTADATRLPWVAKTNRNAQRLFAQFVAAAAEQDSVGAAEVWAENLKANASWFQESGFGERLVLDLMG; translated from the coding sequence ATGACCGAGTCACCCGAAAGCGCCGAACGAACCAGCGCCATGATGCCGATCCAACCCGGTGACGGCGATGTGTGGCGATCCATGCCGCGACGGAACACCCAGAAGGTCTCCCATCTGCTCGCCGCCGACCTCAGGCACCAGATCCTCACCGGACAGCTGGCAGCTGATCAACAATTGCCACCGGAAGCCGATCTCACGAAGCGCTTGCAGATCTCCCGCGAGACACTGCGCGAAGCCCTGCGGATTCTGGAGTCACAGCAGCTCCTGGAGATCCGGCGCGGACGCGGCGGCGGCGCGGTTGTTCGCCGGCCCGGACTCGAAGCAGTGAGCCGATACGTGGCACTGTTGCTGCAGCTGCGTAGCACCACGCTGGAACATCTCGAAGAGGTCCGGTCGGTCATCGAGCCCGCTGCTGCCGGGCAGGCAGTCGGCCTGGCCGGGACCGGCCATCTCAAGACCCTCGTGGCACTGCACGACTCCGAACGCTCGGCGGAAGGCGATCCACTCGGTTTCGTCACCGCCATCACAGCTTTCGATCAGGCGGTCACCGAGCTGGCGGGCAACCAGACCTTGGCTGTCATCGCCGGAGTCTTCCGCGACATCTATGCCGGCCAGGTCTATTCGTCCATCGACAGCAAGGACGCGGTCGCGGCGGATCAGATCGCGCGCCGGGTCATCGTGAGCCACAGCGCCTTTCTCGACGCCGCGCGGCGCCGAGACGCCGCCCTGGCGCAGAAGACGTGGAGCGACTACCTGTTCACCACGAATCGTCTGCTCGTCGGGCGGAAGGTCAGTCGGCGACCGATCGATATCGCACCGTTGTGGCGAGCGCAGGCCGGGCAGGCCGGCTCCGGCCCCACGCCGCGCCGCGCGTTGATTCTGGCCGCCGAGTTCCGGGCGCGCATCGCCGAGGGCCGACTCAAGGACGGCGACCGACTTCCGTCGCTGGCCGACCTGGCAGACGAATTCAGCATCTCCCGACCTACGTTGCGCGAAGCGCTGCGGATCCTGGAGATGGAATACCTGCTCGATCTGCGGACCGGTGACCGCGGCGGGGCGTCCATCCGGACTCCCTCATCGCGGGTTGCCGCGCAGCAGGCGGGCATCGTGCTCGAAGCACGTGGAACCACGTTCGCGGACTTCTTCAGAGCGACACAGCAGATCATGCCGCCGATCATCGGTCTGGTCGCCTCACGAATCACACCGACCCGTCTCAAGATGCTCAACGATGTCAGTTCCCGGTTGGCGGCATGTACCGAGAACACCTCGGAGTTCGTCACGACCTGGCGCGAAGCGGAGATGATCGCCTTCTCGGCGGTCAAGAACCCCGCGCTGACCGTGATCGCCGAGATCATGCACTGGGTGCGCGTCGGAGTGGAGCCGGCGGTGACCGCGGACGCGACGCGCTTGCCCTGGGTGGCCAAGACCAATCGCAACGCCCAGCGTCTCTTCGCACAGTTCGTCGCCGCGGCAGCGGAGCAGGACTCCGTCGGCGCCGCCGAGGTGTGGGCCGAGAACCTGAAAGCCAACGCGTCGTGGTTCCAAGAATCTGGCTTCGGCGAACGGTTGGTGCTCGATCTGATGGGCTGA
- a CDS encoding MCE family protein, with translation MSRSLARPVMGLVTIAVISALVFGAVFLFRGGATDSVSATVFSPRAGLVLNPDAKVKFHGVQVGRVSALEGAPDGQVAIHLAIDAAWLHLIPANSLVNIESTTIFGAKSVSLVSPPQPAAEALTAGQVLSAQHVTVEVNTVFQRLTSLLDKVDPTKLSQTLGAMSTAFDGRGEKFGQALVDFEAFLAEIEPSLPALSHDIELTPLVVNAYADAADDLMRTVDNASKLSRTIVDTQHDLDTFLISSIGLADIGSDVIGSNQKAMTDVVHLLAPTTDLTNQYNTALTCALQGLERMANVPPSVVPGVLTNFGLTLGAERYRFPDNLPKVAATGGPRCFGLPDLPAGHRVPQLITDIGVQSTQYGNQGLVLNSDGLKQMLFGPIAGPPRNTAQIGPRG, from the coding sequence TTGTCTAGGTCACTCGCCCGACCGGTGATGGGTCTGGTGACCATCGCGGTCATCTCCGCGCTCGTCTTCGGGGCAGTCTTCCTGTTTCGCGGTGGCGCCACCGACAGCGTGTCAGCGACGGTGTTCTCCCCGCGGGCCGGGCTGGTGTTGAACCCCGATGCGAAAGTGAAGTTCCATGGCGTGCAGGTCGGCAGGGTTTCCGCCCTCGAGGGCGCGCCGGATGGCCAGGTGGCGATTCACCTCGCGATCGATGCTGCGTGGCTGCACCTGATACCGGCCAATTCTCTGGTGAACATCGAATCGACAACGATTTTCGGTGCCAAGTCCGTGTCATTGGTTTCACCGCCCCAGCCTGCGGCAGAGGCCCTGACGGCCGGGCAAGTGCTCAGCGCTCAGCACGTCACGGTCGAAGTCAACACGGTGTTCCAGCGGCTCACCTCACTGTTGGACAAAGTCGACCCCACGAAACTCAGCCAGACCCTCGGCGCCATGTCCACAGCATTCGACGGCCGTGGCGAAAAGTTCGGTCAAGCCCTCGTCGACTTCGAGGCGTTTCTGGCCGAGATCGAGCCGAGTCTGCCTGCGCTCAGTCACGACATCGAGTTGACACCACTGGTGGTCAACGCCTACGCCGATGCGGCGGACGACCTGATGCGCACGGTGGACAACGCGTCGAAGCTGAGCCGAACCATTGTCGACACCCAGCACGATCTGGATACGTTCCTGATCAGCTCGATCGGGCTGGCGGACATCGGTAGCGACGTCATCGGCTCCAACCAGAAGGCGATGACCGATGTGGTGCACCTGCTGGCGCCCACCACCGACCTGACCAACCAGTACAACACCGCACTGACCTGCGCGCTCCAGGGACTGGAACGGATGGCGAACGTGCCACCGTCGGTGGTTCCCGGTGTCCTCACCAATTTCGGCCTTACCTTGGGTGCCGAACGATATCGGTTCCCGGACAACCTGCCGAAGGTGGCGGCCACGGGCGGTCCGCGCTGCTTCGGGCTGCCGGACCTACCGGCCGGACACCGCGTACCGCAACTGATCACCGATATCGGGGTCCAGTCCACCCAGTACGGAAATCAGGGGCTGGTTCTGAACTCCGACGGTCTGAAGCAGATGCTGTTCGGGCCCATCGCGGGTCCGCCACGTAACACCGCGCAGATCGGACCACGCGGATGA
- a CDS encoding MCE family protein — MSGSLLVRRVLAISSGVVLTATGCAFDGLNSLPLPGSVGRGPGATVYHVEIANVSTLESNAPVMINDVIVGSVGRMTVKDWHANVEVSVQPGVRVPANAVASVGQTSLLGSMHLQLNVPLGQIPSGGLEPGATIPLSRSSTYPSTEQTLSSLSVIVNGGGLGQIGDIIHNVNDALSGREEQIRSLLTRLDTFVGTIDAQRDKIVSALHGLNRLADTVAGRRAVLTEAMHTIPPALDVLVRERPRIAAALKQLGIFSDTAVGLVNDAQADLVRNLQNLGPTLRSLADVGPGLNAVLAYATTAPFTQNFIDRAVRGDYVNLFAEFDITAPRMKRALLMGTRWGEDGAPLVPAPGEPAYLGYTKDPLGVGVIPPPPPPAPHAGLEPAAPTSDVPATDGTG; from the coding sequence ATGAGCGGATCGCTCCTTGTTCGTCGGGTACTGGCGATCAGCTCAGGTGTGGTGCTGACCGCGACGGGATGCGCATTCGACGGGCTCAACTCGCTGCCGCTGCCGGGCAGTGTGGGCCGCGGTCCCGGCGCGACGGTTTATCACGTCGAAATAGCGAACGTGTCCACACTTGAGTCGAATGCACCCGTCATGATCAACGACGTCATCGTCGGCAGCGTGGGCAGAATGACGGTCAAGGACTGGCACGCCAACGTCGAAGTATCGGTACAGCCGGGTGTCCGGGTGCCCGCCAATGCCGTGGCCAGCGTCGGGCAGACCAGTCTGCTGGGGTCCATGCATCTGCAGCTCAACGTGCCGCTGGGCCAGATACCGAGCGGTGGCCTCGAACCCGGAGCGACCATCCCGCTGAGTAGATCGTCAACCTATCCGTCCACCGAGCAGACTTTGTCCTCGCTGTCGGTGATCGTGAACGGCGGCGGGCTCGGGCAGATCGGCGACATCATCCACAACGTCAACGATGCGTTGTCGGGGCGCGAAGAACAGATTCGGTCGCTGCTCACCCGGCTGGACACCTTTGTGGGGACCATCGATGCCCAGCGCGACAAGATCGTCTCCGCGCTGCACGGTTTGAATCGATTGGCCGACACGGTCGCGGGCCGACGCGCGGTGCTGACCGAGGCGATGCACACGATCCCGCCCGCATTGGATGTGCTCGTCCGGGAGCGGCCCCGTATCGCTGCCGCGCTCAAGCAACTCGGAATCTTCAGCGATACGGCTGTCGGCCTGGTCAACGACGCCCAAGCCGATCTGGTGCGGAACCTGCAGAATCTGGGACCCACGCTGCGATCGCTGGCCGACGTCGGACCGGGTCTGAATGCCGTGCTGGCCTATGCGACAACCGCGCCGTTCACCCAGAATTTCATCGACCGGGCGGTCCGCGGCGACTATGTCAACCTGTTTGCCGAGTTCGATATCACCGCTCCACGGATGAAGCGGGCACTGCTCATGGGTACCCGCTGGGGGGAGGACGGCGCACCGTTGGTACCGGCGCCGGGAGAGCCCGCGTACCTCGGTTACACCAAGGATCCGCTCGGCGTCGGCGTGATACCGCCGCCACCGCCGCCGGCCCCCCACGCCGGGCTGGAGCCCGCCGCGCCCACATCCGATGTTCCTGCCACAGACGGGACCGGCTAG